One window from the genome of Actinomycetota bacterium encodes:
- a CDS encoding AMP-binding protein, with product MGERNPALIFHQLEMRMEEKPDFVGLIFENGGLYPDEPLTYRQLVANSFKVAKGLRESGIGKGDAVALVMRNHPEVVYAMSATAPLGCIVVPIDPRSKGEKLAYMLGNSNAKAVITTADLLPEVEAAAVGISGLERIWLNLKPDADPDLANKYPTINELLEGPEIFDLPDRVDDPTLPMEIIYTSGVTGNPKGVVIKATRTVMYTALAQMVWGYTQDSVLYTGLSLTHGNAQAVTLMSAIALGIPAVISQRFTKSRIWDICRKYGCTTFSLLGGMMSGIYNEPPRPDDADNPVEVVISAGTPIAIWEAFEKRFNVKILEWYGAVEGGFAYKPIGQGPIGSFGKPIEGLMEYKIVDENDNEVPPFVTGELLMRAVTQKPEVEYYGRPKDSEEKTRGGWLRTGDMVHRDEEGWLFFDYRKEGGGLRRAGEFIIPSYVEKVIGEHPDVSEVCVYGIPAASGAPGESDLVAAVAPFEGRTIDPEEIFRQAVKGLERNAIPSYIQVVEEIPKSASEKYLDRVLRDQFSPEAENVYRLEDFQV from the coding sequence ATGGGTGAAAGGAACCCCGCTCTTATCTTCCATCAACTGGAGATGAGGATGGAGGAGAAGCCTGATTTCGTGGGGCTGATATTCGAGAACGGCGGCCTCTACCCCGACGAGCCCCTCACCTACAGACAGCTGGTGGCCAACAGCTTCAAAGTGGCAAAGGGGCTGCGGGAGAGCGGGATCGGCAAGGGGGACGCGGTGGCCCTGGTGATGCGCAACCATCCCGAGGTGGTCTATGCCATGTCCGCCACGGCTCCCCTGGGATGCATCGTGGTGCCCATAGACCCTCGCTCCAAGGGGGAGAAGCTGGCCTACATGCTTGGCAACAGCAACGCCAAAGCGGTGATCACCACCGCCGACCTCCTCCCCGAGGTGGAGGCGGCGGCGGTGGGCATCAGCGGCCTGGAGAGGATCTGGCTCAACCTCAAACCGGACGCCGACCCCGACCTGGCCAACAAGTACCCCACCATCAACGAGCTGCTGGAGGGGCCGGAAATCTTCGACCTGCCCGACCGCGTGGACGACCCCACCCTGCCCATGGAGATCATCTACACCTCGGGGGTGACCGGAAACCCCAAGGGGGTGGTGATCAAGGCCACGCGCACGGTGATGTACACGGCGCTGGCGCAGATGGTGTGGGGCTACACCCAGGACTCCGTGCTCTACACCGGCCTCTCCCTCACCCACGGCAACGCCCAGGCGGTGACCCTGATGTCCGCCATCGCCCTGGGCATCCCGGCGGTGATCAGCCAGCGCTTTACCAAGAGCCGCATCTGGGACATCTGTCGCAAGTATGGGTGCACCACCTTCTCGCTGCTGGGCGGGATGATGTCCGGCATCTACAACGAGCCGCCGCGTCCCGACGACGCCGACAACCCGGTGGAGGTGGTCATCTCCGCGGGGACGCCCATCGCCATCTGGGAGGCCTTCGAGAAGAGGTTCAACGTCAAGATCTTGGAGTGGTACGGGGCGGTGGAGGGCGGGTTCGCCTACAAGCCCATCGGCCAGGGACCCATCGGCTCCTTCGGGAAGCCCATCGAGGGGCTCATGGAGTACAAGATCGTGGACGAGAACGACAACGAGGTGCCGCCCTTCGTCACCGGGGAGCTGCTCATGCGCGCCGTGACCCAGAAGCCCGAGGTGGAGTACTACGGCCGCCCCAAGGACTCGGAGGAGAAGACGCGGGGGGGCTGGTTGCGTACCGGCGACATGGTGCACCGCGACGAGGAGGGCTGGCTGTTCTTCGATTACCGCAAGGAGGGAGGAGGGCTGCGCCGGGCGGGCGAGTTCATCATCCCCTCCTATGTGGAGAAGGTCATCGGAGAGCATCCCGACGTCTCCGAGGTGTGCGTGTACGGCATCCCCGCCGCCTCCGGCGCGCCGGGAGAGAGCGACCTGGTGGCGGCGGTGGCGCCCTTCGAGGGGAGGACCATCGACCCCGAGGAGATCTTCCGCCAGGCCGTGAAGGGGCTGGAGCGCAACGCCATCCCCTCCTACATCCAGGTGGTGGAGGAGATCCCTAAGAGCGCCTCGGAGAAGTACCTCGACCGCGTGCTCCGGGACCAATTCTCCCCGGAGGCGGAGAACGTCTATCGCCTGGAGGATTTCCAGGTCTGA
- a CDS encoding TetR/AcrR family transcriptional regulator, with product MAKRKETPRTEKGQQTRQAIFDTAIDLFAKKGYDKVTVDDICTRVGVTKGAFYNHFRSKDQIILEEFMRMDEHYVRVAEEISALPTSLEKLRAFNHAAITLMSDIGVRLMKVLYHSQIAPHMNRPYLADSRRYLYRITNQLIREGQERGEIRDDIPSEEMASMFIDCFRGQIYHWCLANGSFDLVGTCDLLMQLLLDSLKPR from the coding sequence ATGGCGAAAAGGAAGGAGACGCCGAGGACGGAAAAGGGACAGCAGACGCGGCAGGCCATCTTCGACACCGCCATCGACCTCTTCGCGAAAAAGGGCTACGACAAGGTGACCGTGGACGACATCTGCACCCGGGTGGGGGTCACCAAGGGGGCCTTCTACAACCACTTCCGCTCCAAGGACCAGATCATCCTGGAGGAGTTCATGCGCATGGACGAGCACTACGTGCGCGTGGCCGAGGAGATCTCCGCCCTGCCCACCAGCCTGGAGAAGCTCAGGGCCTTCAACCACGCCGCCATCACCCTCATGTCCGACATCGGGGTGAGGCTGATGAAGGTCCTCTACCATTCCCAGATCGCCCCCCATATGAACCGACCTTACCTGGCCGACAGCAGGCGCTACCTCTACCGCATCACCAACCAGCTCATCCGGGAGGGCCAGGAAAGGGGCGAGATCCGCGACGACATCCCCAGCGAGGAGATGGCCTCCATGTTCATCGACTGCTTCCGCGGTCAGATCTACCACTGGTGCCTGGCCAACGGCTCCTTCGACCTGGTGGGGACCTGCGACCTTCTCATGCAGCTTTTGCTGGATAGCCTGAAGCCCCGCTGA
- a CDS encoding AMP-binding protein: MILQLLSEADTLKRVAKGVAGSGFLKHKGVFSGLLEMRAESDPNRVGVIFDNGGLYEDDHLTYARMYGNSLRLARGLAEAGFERGDKLAMVMRNHPEFIYALAACSMLGTVLVPIDPRARGEKLAYQLADCDARAVMTTADLLPEVEAAAREAPNLKDIYLSIKPDADASLAGRYPTVNEMLERQVASPPGDISTDPSLPVQIIYTSGVTGNPKGVTLDSRRNAMYCLLGYLVWDYKPDDVLYTGLSLAHGNAQAVTLFPALSMGIPAVISQRFTKSRIWDVCRKHGCTTFSLLGGMMSGIYNEPPRPDDADNPVRKVISAGTPRAIWEDFERRFGVRILEWYGAIEGGFAYKPIDEGPVGSFGKPIKGLVEMKVVDEEDNEVPPGVTGELVSRMLTQTRVDYYKKPEASEEKMRGGWLRSGDMVHRDEEGWFFFDYRKGGALRRAGDFIKPDLVEKVIGEHPDVSEVCVYGIPAASGAPGESDLVAAVVPFEGRAIDPDSIFKAALEGLERNSVPSYIQVVEEIPKSPSEKHLDRVLRDAFHPDADNVFKLE, translated from the coding sequence ATGATCCTGCAACTCCTCTCGGAGGCGGATACCCTGAAGCGCGTGGCCAAGGGAGTCGCGGGCTCGGGTTTCCTCAAGCACAAGGGGGTCTTCTCGGGGCTGCTGGAGATGAGGGCGGAGAGCGACCCCAACCGGGTGGGGGTGATCTTCGACAACGGGGGTCTTTACGAGGACGACCACCTCACCTACGCCAGGATGTACGGGAACTCCCTGCGGCTGGCCAGGGGCCTTGCGGAGGCGGGCTTCGAGCGCGGCGACAAACTGGCCATGGTCATGCGCAACCACCCGGAGTTCATCTACGCCCTCGCCGCCTGCTCCATGCTGGGGACGGTGCTGGTGCCCATCGACCCCCGCGCCAGGGGCGAGAAGCTCGCCTACCAGCTCGCGGACTGCGACGCGCGGGCGGTGATGACCACCGCGGACCTCCTGCCGGAGGTGGAGGCGGCGGCCAGGGAGGCGCCCAACCTGAAGGATATCTACCTGAGCATCAAGCCGGACGCGGACGCTTCCCTGGCTGGCCGCTACCCCACGGTGAACGAGATGCTGGAGCGACAGGTCGCCTCGCCACCGGGCGATATCTCCACGGACCCCTCGCTCCCGGTGCAGATCATCTACACCTCCGGGGTCACCGGGAACCCCAAGGGGGTGACCCTGGACTCGCGCCGCAACGCCATGTACTGCCTCCTCGGCTATCTGGTATGGGACTACAAGCCCGACGACGTCCTCTATACCGGGCTCTCACTCGCCCACGGCAACGCCCAGGCGGTGACCCTCTTCCCGGCGCTCTCCATGGGCATCCCGGCGGTGATCAGCCAGCGCTTCACCAAGAGCCGCATCTGGGACGTCTGCCGCAAGCACGGCTGCACCACCTTCTCGCTGCTGGGCGGGATGATGTCCGGGATATACAACGAGCCGCCCCGTCCCGACGACGCCGACAACCCGGTGCGCAAGGTGATCTCCGCCGGCACCCCCCGTGCCATCTGGGAGGACTTCGAGCGGCGCTTCGGGGTGCGCATCCTGGAGTGGTACGGGGCCATCGAGGGAGGCTTCGCCTACAAGCCCATCGACGAGGGCCCGGTGGGCTCCTTCGGCAAGCCCATCAAGGGCTTGGTGGAGATGAAGGTGGTGGACGAGGAGGACAATGAGGTCCCGCCCGGGGTCACAGGGGAGCTGGTGAGCCGCATGCTCACCCAGACCAGGGTGGACTATTACAAAAAACCCGAGGCCTCGGAGGAGAAGATGCGCGGCGGCTGGCTGCGCTCCGGGGACATGGTCCACCGCGACGAGGAGGGCTGGTTCTTCTTCGATTACCGCAAGGGAGGCGCCCTGCGCCGGGCGGGCGATTTCATCAAGCCCGACCTGGTGGAGAAGGTCATCGGGGAGCACCCCGACGTCTCCGAGGTGTGCGTGTACGGCATCCCCGCCGCCTCCGGCGCGCCGGGGGAGAGCGACCTGGTGGCGGCGGTGGTCCCCTTCGAGGGGCGCGCCATAGACCCCGACTCCATCTTCAAGGCGGCGCTGGAGGGGCTGGAGCGCAATTCCGTTCCCAGCTATATCCAGGTGGTGGAAGAGATCCCCAAGAGCCCCTCGGAGAAACACCTCGACCGCGTGTTGCGGGATGCCTTCCACCCCGACGCCGACAACGTCTTCAAGCTGGAGTGA
- a CDS encoding thiolase family protein, which yields MDDVYIIGVGMFRFGKYPEKSVKQMTQEVLESLLADCPVEKKDIEAAWFSNSFWGIVTGQHSIRGQVALTPLGIQGIPVMNVENACAGATSAMNGAYLGIKAGAYDVALAIGVEKMYNPEDKQAMFEMFMSNTDVEFIRGILEAFKADEQRKAAEAAASGEGTAKSGGGGGRSPFMDIYAMAARMHMEKYGTTQRQLAVIAAKNHYHASLNPLAQYQVNMTVEEVLNDRPVAYPLTRAMCAPMGDGATAALLCSGKALKRFPGARPVKILASVLTSGGIPESGEMDLIGTRLSRQAYEIAGVGPEDIDVAEVHDATAFGELLQTEELGFCGEGEGGPFAESGATKLGGKLPVNTSGGLECRGHPIGASGIAQIVELVTQLRGEAGKRQVEGARLALAENGGGFIGTGEAAMCIHIMERVDKTA from the coding sequence ATGGACGACGTGTACATCATCGGCGTGGGGATGTTCCGTTTCGGGAAGTATCCCGAGAAGAGCGTCAAGCAGATGACGCAGGAGGTGCTGGAGAGCCTGCTGGCCGACTGCCCGGTGGAGAAGAAAGACATCGAGGCGGCGTGGTTCTCCAATTCCTTCTGGGGCATCGTGACGGGCCAGCACAGCATACGCGGCCAGGTGGCCCTCACCCCCCTGGGCATCCAGGGCATACCGGTGATGAACGTGGAGAACGCCTGCGCGGGTGCCACCAGCGCCATGAACGGCGCCTACCTGGGCATCAAGGCGGGGGCTTACGACGTGGCCCTGGCCATCGGGGTGGAGAAGATGTACAACCCCGAGGACAAGCAGGCCATGTTCGAGATGTTCATGTCCAACACCGACGTGGAGTTCATCCGCGGCATCCTCGAGGCCTTCAAAGCGGACGAGCAGCGGAAGGCGGCGGAGGCCGCCGCCTCCGGCGAGGGGACGGCCAAGAGCGGGGGAGGAGGCGGTCGCTCCCCCTTCATGGACATCTACGCTATGGCCGCCCGCATGCACATGGAAAAGTATGGCACCACGCAGCGGCAGCTGGCGGTGATCGCCGCCAAGAACCACTACCACGCCTCCCTCAACCCCCTGGCGCAGTATCAGGTGAACATGACGGTTGAGGAGGTGCTCAACGACCGGCCCGTCGCCTATCCCCTGACGCGCGCCATGTGCGCTCCCATGGGGGACGGCGCCACCGCGGCGCTGCTCTGCTCCGGAAAGGCCCTCAAACGCTTCCCGGGCGCGCGACCGGTGAAGATACTGGCGTCGGTGCTCACCTCGGGGGGAATACCCGAAAGCGGCGAGATGGACCTCATCGGGACGCGGCTGAGCAGGCAGGCTTATGAGATCGCCGGGGTGGGGCCGGAGGATATCGACGTGGCGGAGGTGCATGACGCCACCGCCTTCGGAGAGCTGCTGCAGACGGAGGAGCTGGGGTTCTGCGGGGAAGGGGAAGGGGGTCCCTTCGCGGAATCCGGCGCCACCAAGCTGGGGGGCAAGTTGCCCGTGAACACCTCCGGGGGACTGGAGTGCCGCGGCCACCCCATCGGCGCCTCGGGCATCGCCCAGATCGTGGAGCTGGTGACCCAACTGCGCGGCGAGGCCGGAAAGCGCCAGGTGGAGGGGGCCAGGCTGGCGCTGGCGGAGAACGGGGGCGGCTTCATAGGCACCGGCGAGGCCGCCATGTGCATACACATAATGGAGCGCGTGGATAAGACGGCGTAA
- a CDS encoding FAD-dependent oxidoreductase, producing MGDYDVVVVGAGLGGLSAAANLAAAGRRVLVLERHCVPGGYASTFCRGRFEFEISLHELSGLGHAGRRGPLWYSLEKIGVAQKVEFLDIPDFYRSAYPDLDLVMPAEREAYDEVLCENFPAEAEGIRKFTSLMFAMLDEVSAFSPQAMAENPAAFANLMTYAGASLADVLNAEVKDERARAVIAQLWGYYGLPPSRLSFLLFAIANATYLRYGPVHVKGKSQALSQAFVESILERGGEVWLNNGASRILTSGGKVTGVVADDGTEIATSYVVSNANPISTCLDLVGRDAIPSWYLKRLGWGRIGTSLFTVFLGLDCPVRDLGLENHEIMFNLDYDFESHYRAARGAAVYQPKGLAVAPYNIVDPEFSPPGTGVVTLTAVGYGDTWLTLSPEGHVEAKNALASRLLDLAERVAPGIRDHIEVVEVATPLTHLRYTGNVEGAVYGYENSPAEGTVLRLPNRGPLEGLYFAGAWVRVGGGFQPCIDSGRTAAENVLEDMEKGGMGAAAVEELMGFCLNQAAEAPEIAMEPRLVERQASALHPRRLRLRVSEVIEETPSSRTLRLVPVEGGLPPFRAGQYINLFVEVGGVRTSRPYSISSAPGKPYYDITVRRKAGGFVSPFLLDELAVGEVLESTGPCGNFYYEPLTDGSDLVFLAGGSGVTPFMSMMREAAEKGLPLRIHLLYGSRDPEDIIFRGELARLGAEHDNLDIDFIISEPGEDWGGLCGFIDAEMISGVLDGVEGKTFYICGPAEMYPFCEAALEALRVPRLRVKKEAYGPPDDVTAEEGWPGLDPRAEFEVVEERSGVSFRARAGEPLMNAMERAGLAVEAVCRSGECTYCRTRLISGEVFAPVRVRRRWADERFGYIHPCMSYPLSDLRIMGSAPDMGHSEPDPGGPAR from the coding sequence ATGGGAGATTACGATGTCGTGGTGGTGGGCGCTGGGCTGGGCGGGCTTTCCGCGGCGGCGAACCTGGCGGCGGCGGGGCGCAGGGTGCTGGTGCTGGAGCGTCATTGCGTGCCGGGCGGCTACGCGTCCACCTTCTGCAGGGGACGCTTCGAGTTCGAGATCTCGCTGCACGAGCTCTCCGGCCTGGGGCACGCGGGCCGCAGGGGACCCCTGTGGTATTCCCTGGAAAAGATCGGCGTGGCCCAGAAGGTGGAGTTCCTGGACATCCCCGACTTCTACCGCAGCGCCTACCCCGACCTCGACCTGGTGATGCCCGCCGAGCGCGAGGCCTACGACGAGGTGCTGTGCGAGAACTTCCCCGCCGAGGCGGAGGGGATCAGGAAATTCACCTCCCTCATGTTCGCCATGCTGGACGAGGTGTCCGCCTTCTCCCCCCAGGCCATGGCCGAGAACCCCGCCGCCTTCGCCAACCTCATGACCTACGCGGGCGCCAGCCTCGCCGACGTCCTCAACGCCGAGGTGAAGGACGAACGGGCCCGCGCGGTCATCGCCCAGCTGTGGGGGTATTACGGGCTGCCGCCCTCCCGGCTTTCCTTCCTCCTCTTCGCCATCGCCAACGCCACTTACCTGAGATACGGCCCCGTGCACGTCAAGGGGAAGAGCCAGGCCCTCTCCCAGGCCTTCGTGGAGTCCATCCTGGAGCGCGGCGGCGAGGTGTGGCTGAACAACGGGGCGTCACGCATCCTCACCTCGGGGGGAAAGGTCACTGGGGTGGTGGCCGATGACGGCACGGAGATCGCCACCTCCTACGTGGTGAGCAACGCCAACCCCATCTCCACCTGCCTGGACCTGGTGGGGCGCGACGCCATACCCTCCTGGTACCTCAAGCGCCTGGGATGGGGGAGGATAGGCACCTCCCTCTTCACCGTCTTCCTGGGGCTGGACTGTCCGGTGCGCGACCTCGGCCTGGAGAACCACGAGATCATGTTCAACCTCGACTACGACTTCGAGTCGCATTACCGGGCGGCTCGAGGCGCCGCGGTATACCAGCCCAAGGGCCTCGCGGTGGCGCCCTACAACATCGTGGATCCCGAATTCTCGCCCCCGGGAACCGGCGTGGTGACCCTCACCGCCGTGGGTTACGGGGACACCTGGCTGACCCTCTCCCCGGAGGGCCACGTGGAGGCCAAGAACGCCCTGGCCTCGCGCCTCCTCGACCTCGCGGAGCGCGTGGCCCCCGGCATCAGGGACCACATAGAGGTGGTCGAGGTCGCCACCCCCCTCACTCACCTGCGCTATACCGGCAACGTGGAGGGTGCGGTGTACGGGTATGAGAACTCCCCCGCCGAGGGCACGGTGTTGCGTCTGCCCAACCGCGGGCCGCTGGAAGGCCTCTATTTCGCGGGCGCCTGGGTGCGCGTGGGGGGCGGTTTCCAGCCCTGCATCGATTCCGGGCGCACGGCGGCGGAGAACGTGCTCGAGGACATGGAGAAGGGAGGTATGGGGGCGGCCGCCGTCGAGGAGCTCATGGGCTTCTGCCTGAACCAGGCCGCGGAAGCCCCGGAGATCGCCATGGAGCCGCGTCTGGTGGAGAGGCAGGCCTCGGCGCTGCATCCCCGCAGGCTGCGCCTGCGCGTGTCGGAGGTCATCGAGGAGACCCCCAGCTCCAGGACCCTGCGGCTGGTCCCCGTGGAAGGCGGTCTGCCCCCGTTCCGGGCCGGGCAGTACATCAACCTTTTCGTGGAGGTCGGGGGAGTGAGGACCTCGCGCCCCTACAGCATCAGCTCGGCCCCCGGCAAGCCCTATTACGACATCACGGTGCGTCGCAAGGCGGGCGGTTTCGTATCGCCCTTCCTGCTCGACGAGCTGGCGGTGGGGGAGGTGCTGGAGTCCACGGGGCCATGTGGTAATTTCTACTATGAACCCCTGACCGATGGCTCGGACCTCGTGTTCCTGGCAGGTGGGAGCGGCGTGACCCCCTTCATGTCCATGATGCGCGAGGCGGCGGAGAAAGGGCTCCCCCTGCGTATCCACCTCCTCTACGGCTCCCGCGACCCCGAGGACATCATCTTCCGAGGGGAACTGGCGCGGCTGGGGGCGGAGCACGACAACCTCGACATCGACTTCATCATCTCCGAGCCCGGCGAGGACTGGGGAGGGCTGTGCGGATTCATCGACGCGGAGATGATCTCCGGCGTCCTGGACGGCGTGGAGGGCAAGACCTTCTATATCTGCGGCCCGGCGGAGATGTACCCCTTCTGCGAGGCGGCCCTGGAAGCCCTCCGCGTGCCGAGGCTGCGGGTGAAGAAGGAGGCCTACGGTCCCCCCGACGACGTCACCGCCGAGGAAGGGTGGCCGGGACTCGACCCCCGCGCCGAGTTCGAGGTGGTGGAGGAGAGGAGCGGCGTCTCCTTCCGGGCCCGGGCGGGGGAGCCGCTGATGAACGCCATGGAGAGGGCGGGGCTGGCGGTGGAGGCGGTGTGCCGTTCCGGCGAGTGCACCTACTGCCGCACGCGGCTGATATCGGGAGAGGTGTTCGCGCCCGTCCGCGTGCGGCGCCGCTGGGCGGACGAGCGTTTTGGATACATCCACCCCTGCATGAGCTACCCCCTCTCGGACCTCCGCATAATGGGGTCAGCCCCGGACATGGGACATTCTGAGCCCGACCCCGGAGGTCCTGCTCGCTGA
- a CDS encoding enoyl-CoA hydratase/isomerase family protein, translated as MTYQTLKFDLEEAIGLLTLNRPERLNAVNAAMLEELNSFWEDMQGRQDCRVIVMTGAGERGFCSGLDLKEASDLQGGFAAEGISGDSIQRGQLRFSSIVEKMRACPQPVIAAVNGAAMGAGLSFAMAADVRIASPPGQVLRLLYQHRHGRGGHGFQLFPLAHRGLGDGGGDATHRQGHRGRGGLPHRARQPSLLLRGAAGAGYGDGAQDGREASPRPAHDQGRHQHRPQFMQPARHPAP; from the coding sequence ATGACCTACCAGACCCTGAAGTTCGACCTCGAGGAGGCCATCGGGCTGTTGACCTTGAACCGCCCCGAGCGCCTCAACGCCGTGAACGCGGCGATGCTAGAGGAGCTGAACTCCTTCTGGGAGGATATGCAGGGCAGGCAGGACTGCCGGGTGATAGTGATGACCGGGGCGGGAGAGCGCGGCTTCTGCTCCGGACTGGACCTCAAGGAGGCCTCCGACCTGCAGGGAGGGTTCGCCGCGGAGGGGATCAGCGGGGACTCCATCCAGCGCGGGCAGCTCCGATTCTCGAGCATCGTGGAGAAGATGCGCGCCTGTCCCCAGCCGGTGATCGCGGCGGTGAACGGGGCGGCCATGGGGGCGGGCCTGAGCTTCGCCATGGCCGCCGACGTGCGCATCGCGTCCCCCCCAGGCCAAGTTCTGCGCCTCCTATATCAACATCGGCACGGGAGGGGCGGACATGGGTTCCAGTTATTTCCTCTGGCGCATCGTGGGCTGGGGGATGGCGGCGGAGATGCTACTCACCGGCAGGGTCATCGAGGCCGAGGAGGCCTACCGCATCGGGCTCGTCAACCATCTCTACTCCTCCGGGGAGCTGCTGGAGCGGGCTATGGAGATGGCGCGCAGGATGGCCGAGAAGCCTCCCCTCGCCCTGCGCATGACCAAGGACGCCATCAGCATCGGCCTCAATTCATGCAGCCTGCGCGACACCCTGCGCCTTGA
- a CDS encoding HAMP domain-containing histidine kinase: MVKFIFTVFEALVILTLAWLVLKSHPERFLNRSFSLFLLFLALWVLCGFPQYLVGDPGDHYLTLVFRAAHCTASLATGTFFLFGLSFLRGRRPDAGWRWGTSAAMLFMAFVSLTDQVIAGVSPVPSGFRVESGPLYGLFVAYMVLLGFGGLYAVSLKRSRSRSTDRARATYILLGFGLFLALAMLLVVVLPEILGRDVTSDYIFFLVVVPIAFTAYAILRHRLLDVRLAIRRSFAYLLTLLLFGAPLLVLYLAFRYTLSSYPDLEMAVSVIMLALAVAFAPAALRLSNRLAARILFTGLYDEVELLHEVSAVFTSTANIREGLASATGLACSRLGLSQLLVAIPDESTRGRGNWVMGSLHAEGAIRGYHDMEVEDSALFHLWETVLVEDEGPRGMGSEAVVRARMEMRARGLAACIPLKGPAGKMGVLLAGEKVNRLALDPVDLDFLSQFAERAGIFVENYLLSSYLLSQFEELSEARKRLEESDNFKTEIITVTSHELRTPLTVLNGYTLMLHDHYHRFDEEERRRYLEYIASSCERLNAVLDQFLTVSYFQRGTARASAKPTDLESLFEELKSAFVPEQSRRIESEVRPSHLTVLTDRSYLLLMLNNLVENAMRFSPEEKPVVVRAEEAEGVVRISVRDYGRGLDTGDVQYIFQPFTRLEETDKHRIGTGLGLYIVRLVADLLGIEVDVESEPESGTTFHLRLPGAARSRTQPR; the protein is encoded by the coding sequence ATGGTAAAGTTCATCTTCACCGTCTTCGAGGCCTTGGTGATACTCACCCTGGCGTGGCTGGTCTTAAAGTCCCACCCCGAGCGCTTCCTCAACCGCTCCTTCTCCCTCTTTCTCCTCTTCCTCGCACTATGGGTGCTGTGCGGGTTTCCCCAATACCTGGTCGGCGACCCCGGCGACCATTACCTCACCCTGGTGTTCCGCGCGGCCCACTGCACCGCGAGCCTGGCCACCGGTACCTTCTTCCTCTTCGGCCTGTCCTTCCTCCGCGGCCGGCGGCCGGATGCGGGGTGGCGCTGGGGAACCTCCGCCGCCATGCTGTTCATGGCCTTCGTCAGCCTGACCGACCAGGTCATCGCCGGGGTCAGCCCGGTGCCGTCCGGTTTCCGCGTGGAAAGCGGGCCTCTCTACGGCCTCTTCGTAGCCTACATGGTGCTATTGGGTTTCGGGGGCCTGTACGCCGTCTCCCTGAAGCGCTCCAGGTCGCGCAGCACCGACCGCGCCCGGGCCACCTATATCCTGCTCGGCTTCGGCCTTTTCCTGGCTCTGGCGATGCTTCTGGTGGTGGTGCTGCCGGAGATCCTGGGGAGGGACGTGACCTCGGATTACATATTCTTCCTGGTGGTGGTGCCCATCGCGTTTACCGCCTACGCCATCCTCCGCCACCGCCTCCTGGACGTGCGCCTGGCCATACGGCGCAGCTTCGCCTATCTCTTGACCCTGCTGCTCTTCGGGGCCCCGCTCCTGGTCCTCTACCTCGCCTTCCGCTACACCTTAAGCTCCTACCCCGACCTGGAGATGGCGGTGTCGGTGATCATGCTCGCCCTTGCCGTGGCCTTCGCCCCCGCCGCCCTGCGCCTCTCGAACCGCCTGGCGGCGAGGATCCTCTTCACCGGCCTCTACGACGAGGTGGAGCTGCTGCACGAGGTCTCGGCGGTGTTCACCTCCACCGCCAACATCAGGGAGGGCCTGGCCTCCGCCACCGGGCTGGCGTGTTCGCGCCTCGGGCTCTCCCAGCTCCTGGTGGCCATACCCGACGAATCCACGCGCGGCAGGGGAAACTGGGTCATGGGCTCGCTGCACGCGGAGGGCGCCATCCGCGGATACCACGACATGGAGGTGGAGGACTCGGCGCTCTTCCACCTCTGGGAGACGGTGCTGGTAGAGGACGAAGGCCCCCGGGGGATGGGCAGCGAAGCCGTCGTCCGCGCGCGGATGGAGATGCGGGCGCGGGGGCTCGCGGCCTGTATCCCCCTGAAAGGGCCGGCGGGGAAGATGGGGGTGCTCCTGGCGGGAGAGAAGGTCAACCGCCTGGCCCTGGACCCCGTGGACCTCGACTTCCTCTCCCAGTTCGCGGAGAGGGCGGGCATCTTCGTCGAGAACTACTTGCTCTCCTCCTACCTGCTGTCGCAGTTCGAGGAGCTCTCGGAGGCCCGCAAGAGGCTCGAGGAATCCGACAACTTCAAGACGGAGATCATCACCGTGACCTCCCACGAGCTCCGCACCCCCCTTACGGTGCTCAACGGCTACACCCTCATGCTCCATGACCATTACCACCGCTTCGACGAGGAGGAGCGCAGGCGCTACCTGGAATACATCGCCTCCTCCTGCGAACGCCTGAACGCCGTCCTGGACCAGTTCCTCACCGTTTCCTATTTCCAGCGCGGCACCGCCCGGGCGTCCGCCAAGCCCACCGACCTGGAGTCCCTTTTCGAGGAGCTGAAATCGGCCTTCGTCCCGGAGCAGAGCAGGCGTATCGAGAGCGAGGTGCGGCCCTCCCACCTCACGGTGCTCACCGACCGCTCCTACCTCCTTCTCATGCTCAACAACCTGGTGGAGAACGCCATGCGCTTCAGTCCCGAGGAGAAGCCGGTGGTGGTGCGGGCTGAGGAGGCGGAGGGGGTGGTGCGGATATCGGTGCGCGATTACGGGCGCGGGCTGGACACCGGCGACGTGCAGTACATCTTCCAGCCCTTTACCCGCCTGGAGGAGACGGACAAGCACCGCATCGGCACCGGCCTAGGCCTGTACATCGTGCGCCTGGTGGCCGACCTCCTGGGCATCGAGGTGGACGTCGAATCGGAGCCGGAGAGCGGCACCACCTTCCACCTCCGTCTGCCCGGGGCGGCCCGCTCCCGCACGCAGCCGCGCTAA